One stretch of Streptomyces sp. R21 DNA includes these proteins:
- a CDS encoding helix-turn-helix transcriptional regulator: MTREQPTSGGTELGRFLRARRARISPAEAGLTVASGMRRTPGLRRAELATLAGISLDYYTRLERGRETRPGPSVLDSLARALRLEDDEHEHLRTLAVIAARIAPEPAPAPSRTVRPGVKLLLESLRPNPAHVVSRTGDLLAANPGGLRLLAGIEEWPARQRNLARYVFLHPAARTLFHDWATQVRGCVARLRALAGTDPDAPDLTRLVGELLLKSPEFVRLWERYDIKSRAHGRKSFHHPEVGDFTLGYQTMELEGTPGHRLVTYYAAPDTAEHDALVLLDLLGSQPTPRDAASNQNEATSSSP, encoded by the coding sequence ATGACACGTGAGCAGCCCACGAGCGGGGGCACCGAGCTGGGGCGCTTCCTGCGCGCCCGCAGAGCGCGGATCTCCCCCGCCGAGGCCGGTCTCACGGTCGCCTCCGGGATGCGCCGCACGCCCGGACTGCGCCGTGCGGAGCTGGCCACCCTGGCGGGGATCAGCCTCGACTACTACACCCGCCTCGAGCGCGGCAGGGAAACCCGACCCGGTCCGTCCGTCCTCGACTCCCTGGCCCGGGCACTGCGCCTGGAGGACGACGAACACGAGCACCTGCGCACGCTGGCCGTGATCGCCGCCCGTATCGCCCCGGAGCCTGCGCCAGCGCCCAGCCGGACCGTACGGCCGGGCGTGAAGCTGCTGCTGGAGAGTCTGCGGCCGAACCCCGCCCACGTGGTCAGCCGCACGGGCGACCTGCTCGCCGCCAACCCCGGCGGACTGAGACTGCTCGCCGGCATCGAGGAGTGGCCCGCCCGGCAGCGCAACCTCGCCCGGTACGTCTTCCTGCACCCCGCCGCGCGCACCCTTTTCCACGACTGGGCCACCCAGGTCCGCGGCTGTGTCGCCCGCCTGCGCGCACTCGCGGGCACCGACCCGGACGCGCCCGACCTGACCCGGCTCGTCGGTGAACTCCTGCTGAAGAGCCCCGAGTTCGTCCGCCTGTGGGAGCGCTACGACATCAAGAGCCGCGCCCACGGCCGCAAGTCCTTCCACCACCCCGAAGTCGGCGACTTCACCCTCGGCTACCAGACCATGGAGCTGGAGGGCACCCCCGGCCACCGTCTCGTCACCTACTACGCAGCGCCGGACACCGCCGAGCACGACGCCCTCGTCCTCCTCGACCTGCTCGGCTCCCAGCCGACACCGCGCGACGCGGCTTCGAACCAGAACGAGGCCACGTCGTCCTCGCCGTGA
- a CDS encoding helix-turn-helix transcriptional regulator: protein MSPEQSTSRSGDMELGRFLRARRTQTRPDQVGLTMGTGLRRTPGLRREELATLAGISIDYYVRLERGKETRPSPSVLDALARALRLDDAEHQHLRELAAQAARYAPEPPPPPSRTVRPHLKLVLETLRPSPAYVISRSMDLLAWNPGGLALYAGLAEWPATQRNLARYLFLHPTARTLFHDAWEYQVRGCVARLRAQAGIDPDAPDLTSLVGELLLKSPDFARLWERYDVVGRKKAQKTFHHPQVGALTLTGQSMHIEDTPGQRLGVYTAEPGTADHDAMILLDLAVPGPAGQPDTKAEQQRHLQP from the coding sequence ATGTCACCCGAGCAGAGCACCAGCAGGAGCGGCGACATGGAGCTGGGCCGGTTCCTGCGCGCACGCCGTACCCAGACCCGCCCCGACCAGGTCGGCCTGACCATGGGAACCGGCCTGCGCCGTACCCCCGGTCTGCGTCGCGAGGAACTGGCCACGCTCGCCGGCATCAGCATCGACTACTACGTCCGTCTGGAGCGCGGCAAGGAGACCCGGCCCAGCCCCTCCGTGCTCGACGCCCTCGCCCGCGCCCTGCGCCTGGACGACGCGGAGCACCAGCACCTGCGCGAACTCGCCGCCCAGGCCGCCCGGTACGCCCCCGAGCCCCCGCCGCCGCCCAGCCGGACCGTGCGCCCGCACCTGAAGCTGGTCCTGGAGACGCTCCGGCCGAGCCCCGCCTACGTCATCAGCCGCAGCATGGACCTGCTCGCCTGGAACCCCGGCGGCCTCGCCCTGTACGCGGGCCTCGCCGAGTGGCCCGCGACCCAGCGCAACCTCGCCCGGTATCTCTTCCTGCACCCCACCGCGCGCACCCTTTTCCACGATGCATGGGAGTACCAGGTCCGCGGCTGCGTCGCCCGGCTCCGCGCCCAGGCCGGCATCGACCCGGACGCTCCCGACCTCACCAGCCTGGTGGGTGAACTCCTGCTGAAGAGCCCCGACTTCGCCAGACTGTGGGAGCGCTACGACGTCGTCGGGCGCAAGAAGGCGCAGAAGACCTTCCACCACCCGCAGGTCGGCGCCCTCACCCTCACCGGGCAGAGCATGCACATCGAGGACACCCCGGGCCAACGCCTCGGCGTCTACACCGCCGAACCGGGCACTGCCGACCACGACGCCATGATCCTGCTCGACCTGGCCGTGCCGGGGCCCGCCGGGCAACCGGACACGAAGGCCGAACAGCAACGGCACCTCCAGCCCTGA